Below is a genomic region from bacterium.
ACCACCAAAAGCCACATCTGTCTTTCCTCCCTCGCTTACACCTCCTGTTGTAGCAATATGGATAAGTTCTGGCTCTTTAAATGCCTTTTCCATAACAGACATCGTATACTCTGTATCTTCTAATGTTGTACCTACTGGCATCCTTAAACTGAAAAGTTGCATAGGTGTATCCATTGAAGGGAAAAACTCTTTCCCTACAAACCTTAAGGACCACATACTCAACACAAAAAGGACAAGTGAAGGGACAATGAATAGTATCTTATGATTTAACGCATAGGATAAACTTTTACTGTAAAGTTTCTTTATCTTTCCAAACTCTTTCTCCTCTGCCATCTTCAATGTCTCTCCTTTTCCTTTAAAGAGAACCGAAGACACCATAGGCACCAGTGTAATCGCTGCTATAAAAGAGGCAAGGAGTGATACAGTGACCGTTATAGCAATAGGTCTTATAAGCCGTGCAGTTATCCCTGTAACAAATATAGCAGGAAGAAAGACAATTACTGTGGTGAGGGTTGATGCCAGTATTGCTGCCATAACTTCATTAGTCCCTGCAGAAGCAGATATATCTGTTTCCTTACCTTCTTCCATATACCTGAAGATATTTTCCATAACTATGATGGCATTGGAGACAAGCATACCTATTCCAAGTCCAAGCCCTGTCATTGTGGTAATATTAAGCGTATAACCAGCCGCGTATATTCCAGCAAATGTAACAAAGACAGAGAAAGGGATGGAAAGCCCTACAACAAATGTGGGGAGAAAACTTCTTAAAAGGACTAAAAGCAGGATAACTGTTATTATCCCACCAACCAGAACATCAAGAGCAGTCATCTTTACCATTCTTTTTGCTACAGTTCCAAAGTTCATCAGTTCTGCAAATTCTACATCTGCAGGCATTATACTTTTAAGGGATTTAAGTTTCCTCTCTACCCTTTCAGATACCCTTACTATATTTGCACCTGACTGCCTCATTATCCCGAGAACCACACAGTCCTTTCCATCAACCCTGGCAAAACTCCTTACCTCTTTGAATGTATCCTTTACCTCTGCAATATCCTTCAGATACACAGGAGCGCCGTTGTATATACCTATAACAGTATTTTTTATTTCCTCTATACTTCTATACTCTCCAGGTGTTCTTAAAAGGTATTCTCTGTATCCCTCTTTAATATGTCCTCCAGATATATTGATGTTTTCGTATCTTAATACCTGGCTTATCTGACTCAAAGAAAGATTGTATCCCTTTAGCCGTTCACCATCTATCAGGATATTAATCTCCCTCGTTTTACCACCAGAAAGGAATACATTTGCCACACCTTCTTCTCCTTCAAGACGTGGTTTTATCTCATCATCAAGGTATGTCCTTAAATTAAGCGTATCAGACCCAAAACCAGTAACAGCGTAAATTAAAATCGGGGTGTCTGAAGGGTTATATTTAACTACAATAGGTTTATCCGCATCCTTAGGAAGATACTCCTCTATCATTGAAAGACGGTCCCTTACATCCTGAGCAGCAAAGTCAAGGTTTGTTCCCCATTCAAACTCAATCATTACAACAGACATACCTTCTATGGAAAAAGAGGTTACTTTCTTTATGTGCTTAACAAGTCCTACTGCCTCCTCTACAAGTTTTGTAATACCTGACTCAATCTCTTCTGATGCCACACCCTCATATGATGTAACTACAGCAACAACAGGAAACTCAAGGTCAGGCAACATATCCAGTCCTAAATTGAAAAAAGAAAGAATACCTATGGCAGAAAGAATCAGTACCAGCATAAGCGTTGTTATTTTTCTCTTTACAGAAAACTCTGGTATATTCATTCTGAAACCTCCACTTTACTTCCATCTTCCAGTCCTATTCCTCCTTCAACAACAACCATTTCATCTCCGGATAACCCTTCCTTTATCTCAATATAGTCCTCTTCTATCATCCCTGTCTTCACATATCTTTTTCTCGCAACAGAACCATCCACAACAAAAACATAACTCTGCTCTCCCTCTGAGAAAACCGCCTTATGAGGAATTGTAGAAGTCCCTTTATTCATCCTGATGATAATTCCCGCTCTGGCAAACATCCCTGGCTTAAGTAACTGTCCAGGGTTATCAACAAGAATCTCTATCTCAGAAGTTCTTGTAAGAGGGTCCACAAAAGGAGAGATATTATATACCTTCCCATAGAATTTTTTTTCAGGATAAGCATCCACAAACACCTCTGCATCCTTGCCCTTCATTATCTTTCCTAAATCCACTTCTGCTACAGGAACAACTGCTTTTACCTTACTTATATCTGCAATAGAAACGAGTGGTGCATTCTTCATCATAGAGGCATCTGTGATAATCTCTCCTTCATCAATAAATTTCTTCATTATAGTTCCACTTATAGGTGCTATAACCTTTGTATCTTCAAGATGCACCTTTGCCAGTGAAAGTTGTACTTTTAGCCCTTCAAGGTTGTGTTTTGCAATCTCATAGGCGGTCTGAATATCATCCCATTTTTTCTGTGATATAACTCCCTCACTGTATAACTTCTGCATCCTTTCATAGTCCCTTTTTAATCCCTCAAGATTTGCTTCTGCTGCTTTTACCTGACTTTCTAACTGCCTGACATTAAGTTCACTCTTTATATAGTCAACCTGCGCAATAGTATCTCCCTTTTTTACATACATGCCTTCCTTCACAAAAATCTTTTCTACAACTCCTGTGGTTTTTGAAAAAACAGTTACCTCACTGAATGCCTTTATACTT
It encodes:
- a CDS encoding efflux RND transporter permease subunit is translated as MNIPEFSVKRKITTLMLVLILSAIGILSFFNLGLDMLPDLEFPVVAVVTSYEGVASEEIESGITKLVEEAVGLVKHIKKVTSFSIEGMSVVMIEFEWGTNLDFAAQDVRDRLSMIEEYLPKDADKPIVVKYNPSDTPILIYAVTGFGSDTLNLRTYLDDEIKPRLEGEEGVANVFLSGGKTREINILIDGERLKGYNLSLSQISQVLRYENINISGGHIKEGYREYLLRTPGEYRSIEEIKNTVIGIYNGAPVYLKDIAEVKDTFKEVRSFARVDGKDCVVLGIMRQSGANIVRVSERVERKLKSLKSIMPADVEFAELMNFGTVAKRMVKMTALDVLVGGIITVILLLVLLRSFLPTFVVGLSIPFSVFVTFAGIYAAGYTLNITTMTGLGLGIGMLVSNAIIVMENIFRYMEEGKETDISASAGTNEVMAAILASTLTTVIVFLPAIFVTGITARLIRPIAITVTVSLLASFIAAITLVPMVSSVLFKGKGETLKMAEEKEFGKIKKLYSKSLSYALNHKILFIVPSLVLFVLSMWSLRFVGKEFFPSMDTPMQLFSLRMPVGTTLEDTEYTMSVMEKAFKEPELIHIATTGGVSEGGKTDVAFGG
- a CDS encoding efflux RND transporter periplasmic adaptor subunit, with protein sequence MNKKKILYGVAAIIFLIIISAVLRKKEVKTVEKQVEEPAIQVIVGKVEKRDIREVVSTAGSIKAFSEVTVFSKTTGVVEKIFVKEGMYVKKGDTIAQVDYIKSELNVRQLESQVKAAEANLEGLKRDYERMQKLYSEGVISQKKWDDIQTAYEIAKHNLEGLKVQLSLAKVHLEDTKVIAPISGTIMKKFIDEGEIITDASMMKNAPLVSIADISKVKAVVPVAEVDLGKIMKGKDAEVFVDAYPEKKFYGKVYNISPFVDPLTRTSEIEILVDNPGQLLKPGMFARAGIIIRMNKGTSTIPHKAVFSEGEQSYVFVVDGSVARKRYVKTGMIEEDYIEIKEGLSGDEMVVVEGGIGLEDGSKVEVSE